A genomic window from Labeo rohita strain BAU-BD-2019 chromosome 6, IGBB_LRoh.1.0, whole genome shotgun sequence includes:
- the LOC127166538 gene encoding neuronal pentraxin-1, whose amino-acid sequence MERISWTLFLLSLTYMEGSSQDFGQTQFICTSVPKDMDLCAATMQNSGPAEDLKTTVMQLRETVLQQKETIMNQKETIRELTSKLSRCESQGVLEPVAGGRKKEPGKNTMGDVSRGPTDTLAQLGQTLATLKQRLENLEQYSRNNGSVQANSLKDLLQNKIDDMEKQVLSRVNTLEDSKPGQKNDTDQRNRVESTLTSLHQRINDLEKGSKGSRPLDKFQITFPLRTNYMYAKVKKSLPEMYAFSFCLWIKSNASPGVGTPFSYAVPGQANELVLIEWGNNPMEILINDKVAKLPFIINDGKWHHICITWTTRDGVWEAFQDGVLRGTGENLAPYHPIKPNGVLVLGQEQDTLGGGFDATQAFVGELANFHIWDRKLTAGEIYNLATCNNRAQAGNVLSWSESNIDVFGGATKWTFEPCRQLN is encoded by the exons ATGGAGAGAATCTCATGGACACTTTTTCTGCTGTCTCTTACATATATGGAAGGATCTTCGCAAGATTTCGGACAGACCCAGTTCATCTGCACGTCCGTGCCCAAGGATATGGACCTGTGCGCAGCCACTATGCAGAACAGCGGACCAGCGGAGGATCTGAAGACCACAGTAATGCAGTTAAGAGAGACAGTCTTACAACAGAAGGAAACTATCATGAACCAGAAGGAGACGATCAGGGAACTAACTTCGAAGTTGAGCCGCTGTGAGAGTCAGGGTGTTCTGGAGCCCGTGGCTGGAGGTCGGAAGAAAGAACCGGGCAAAAACACAATGGGAGACGTGTCCCGCGGCCCGACAGATACTCTAGCCCAACTGGGACAGACTTTAGCTACGCTTAAACAGAGACTGGAAAACTTAGAG CAGTACAGCAGGAACAACGGCTCTGTCCAGGCTAACAGCCTTAAAGATCTGCTTCAGAATAAGATCGATGATATGGAAAAGCAGGTGCTGTCCCGGGTCAATACTCTGGAGGACAGCAAACCCGGGCAGAAGAACGACACGGATCAGCGCAATCGAGTGGAGTCAACCCTCACCTCCTTACACCAGAGAATTAACGACCTGGAGAAAG GTTCAAAAGGTAGCAGGCCACTGGACAAGTTTCAGATAACATTCCCCTTAAGAACAAATTACATGTATGCCAAAGTGAAGAAAAGTCTACCAGAAATGTATGCCTTCTCTTTCTGCTTGTGGATAAAGTCCAATGCATCACCTGGTGTGGGAACACCCTTCTCCTATGCTGTTCCTGGACAAGCCAATGAGCTTGTTCTCATAGAATGGGGGAACAATCCAATGGAGATTCTTATAAATGACAAG GTCGCAAAATTACCTTTCATCATCAACGACGGCAAATGGCATCACATCTGCATCACATGGACGACTCGTGATGGAGTATGGGAGGCATTTCAGGATGGTGTTCTGCGTGGAACTGGAGAGAATCTGGCTCCCTACCATCCAATAAAACCTAATGGTGTACTGGTTTTAGGTCAGGAGCAG gacACACTTGGTGGAGGTTTTGATGCAACTCAAGCCTTTGTAGGTGAACTGGCAAATTTCCATATATGGGATAGAAAATTAACAGCTGGAGAAATCTACAACCTGGCAACCTGCAACAACAGAGCACAAGCTGGCAATGTATTGTCATGGTCGGAGAGTAATATCGATGTGTTTGGTGGAGCCACTAAATGGACTTTTGAGCCCTGCCGTCAGCTCAACTGA